The segment GTGGCCGCCCAGATGGCCGGCGGCGATGTGCGTATCACCGGGGTGATGATCGAGAGCCATCTGCAGCCCGGCCGCCAGGACCTTGTGGACGGCCAGACCCGCGCCGATCTCAAGCCCGGCGTCTCCATCACCGATGCCTGCCTGGGCTGGGCCCAGACCGAGCCCCTGCTGCAGGAGCTGGCCGCCGCCGTGCGTGCCCGTCGCAAGATTTCCTGACTCTGCCCCTCACCATGACCCAAGACGAACTCAAGACCCTGGTCGGCCAGGCCGCCCTGCAGTATGTGAAGCCCGACAGCATCGTCGGCGTGGGCACCGGCTCCACGGTGGACAAATTCATCGACGCCCTGGCCGCCAGCGGCATCCCGCTCAAGGGCGCGGTCTCCAGCTCGGTGCGCTCGACCGAACGCATGAGCAAGCTGGGCATCCGCATCCTGGAGGCCAGCGAGGTGGAGTCCCTGCCGGTCTATATCGACGGCGCTGACGAGATCGATCACGCCGGCCATATGGTCAAGGGCGGCGGCGCCGCGCTCACGCGCGAGAAGATCGTGGCCGACCTGGCCGAGCGCTTCATCTGCATCGCCGACGAGAGCAAGCTGGTCGACACCCTGGGGGCCTTCCCCCTGCCCATCGAAGTGATCCCCATGGCGGCGGCCCAGGTGGCGCGGCGCCTGAAGGCGCGCTTTGGTGGCGAGGCCACGCTGCGCGCCGGCTGCGTGACCGATAACGCGGCCCACATCCTGGATGTGCGCGGTCTGGCCATCAAGGATCCCGCCGGCTTCGAGGCCGAGGTCTCGCAATGGCCGGGTGTGATCACCGTGGGCGTCTTCGCCCGCAACAAGGCCGCGGTCTGCCTGCTGGGCACCGCGGCCGGGGTCAAGACCCTGAGCTTCTGATCGAGGCGGGGTTTCTCAGCCCCGCTCCGGTCTTCCTTCGGCTTAGAGCCGGAACACGCCCACCGCACCGGCCAGGCGGCCGGACTGCTCCTTCAGGCTCTCGGCGGCCGAGGCCGCTTCTTCCACCATGGCGGCGTTCTGCTGGGTCATCTGGTCCATCTGGTTGACGGCGGCGTTGATCTGGTTGATGCCATCGCTCTGCTCGCGGGCGGCGGCGCTGATCTCGCCGATGATGTCAGAGACCCGCTGCACGCTGGAGACGATGTCACCCATGGTCTTGCCGGCGTCCTGCACCAGCTGGGTGCCGGACTCCACGCGTTCGGTGCTGGCG is part of the Shinella sp. XGS7 genome and harbors:
- the rpiA gene encoding ribose-5-phosphate isomerase RpiA, with product MTQDELKTLVGQAALQYVKPDSIVGVGTGSTVDKFIDALAASGIPLKGAVSSSVRSTERMSKLGIRILEASEVESLPVYIDGADEIDHAGHMVKGGGAALTREKIVADLAERFICIADESKLVDTLGAFPLPIEVIPMAAAQVARRLKARFGGEATLRAGCVTDNAAHILDVRGLAIKDPAGFEAEVSQWPGVITVGVFARNKAAVCLLGTAAGVKTLSF